The Couchioplanes caeruleus sequence CAGAGCCGTCTCGTGAGGAGCAGGGTGGTCCCATGTGTCGGATCCACTTCCTTCCGCTCGGTCTCGGTGAACCGGACCTTGGTCAGCACACGACGAGAAGCGGTGTTCCAATCCCAGACCGTGGCCCACAAACGTTCATACCCGGACAATCTCGCCCAGTCCAGAACCGCCCACGAGGCCTCGGTCGCGTATCCCTGACGCCAGGATCGGCGTAGCAGCTCGAACGCCAGCTCCGGTTCCCGTGGCGATTCTCGTCCGCCGTCGATCAGCCCGCAGTAGCCGATGACGTCACGAGCGGCCTTCCGCTCGACCGCGAGCAGCCCGATCGACGATGGGTGGTCGGTGCGGATCGAATCCTCGAGCTCCGCGACCGTGGGGTGTCCATCTGCGTCGATTCGGCGGTGCGGCGGCACTCGGGGATCACGTTCGGTCCACAGCTCGCGCTGGATCACAGCCTCGGCTACCCGCCAAGGTCTGAGCAGCAGGCGATCCGTCTCGAGCACAACCTCGCGGCCCGGCGTCACTGCTGCTGTCATGACAGCAACTCTCTCACGGGCGCACGCACTGTCATGCCGGGAGGCGCGCGGCGGCCCTGCGCTCGACGGTCGAGGAACCCGGAAGGTCTAGCGGCTTCCAGCACCCCGCATCGACGCCCAGCGATTGCCGGAGCACCATGCCTGATTAACCTCGCGGCAGCCTGAGGCTCGTAGCTTGCGCGAATGCCAGCCGTGCCGGACGTAACCGTCGTCATTCCCACGCGTTTTCGTCCCGATCTCGTCATCCGGGCCGTACGGAGTGCGCTCGCGCAGACCCATCCGGCCCTGGAAGTCATCGTCGTCGTGGACGGCCCCGACGACGACACCCGCGACGCGCTCGCGGCCGTCTCGGACGCCCGGTTGCGGGTCATGGTGCTGGCCGAGAAGGGCGGCGCCCCGAACGCCCGGAACGTCGGTGCGCGTGCGGCCACCGGAAGCTGGACGGCGTACCTGGACGATGACGACGAGTGGCTGCCGGAGAAGGTGGCGACCCAGTTGGCTCTGGCGGCTACCGCCTCGGTGCGCACACCGATTGTGGCCAGCCGGCTGATCAACCGGACACCGCGCGCGGATTCCGTCATGCCACGCCGGCTGCCCGTGCCGGGTGAGCCGCTGAGCGAGTACCTCACCGTGCGGCGCGGGCTCTTCTACGGCGACGGCTTCATCCAGACCTCCACGATCATGGCGCCGACCGAGCTGTTCCGGCGGGTGCCGTTCACCGTCGGCCTGCGCCGGCAGCAGGAGTTGGACTGGACCCTGCGGGCGCTGCAGCAGCCGGGAACCGAGCTGTACTTCGCCGCCGAGCCGCTGGTGCTCTGGCACCAGGACGAGAATCGTGACCGGATCAGCCTGCACATGCCGTGGGAGGAGCAACTGGAGTGGCTGCGCCGCAGCCGGGCACTGTTCACGCCGCGTGCGTACGCTGCCTTCACGATGAGCGTGCTCGGCTCGATGGCGGCGACCACCCGCAGCCGCACGGTGTTCCGCGAGATTCTCGCGGAGGCTCGCGGCCACGGCCGCCCCAGGGCCATCGACTACCTGACCTTCCTGCAGATCTGGCTGCTCCCGCCGGGGTTGCGCCACAGGGTCCGCGACGTCGTGCTCGGCCGCCGACGGTCGGCGGACCCCGTCGATGTCCGCTGACCCGCGGGTGGTGATCTGGCGCAGCGCGATGTTGCCCGGGTCGGAGACCTTCGTCCGGGACCACGGCGCCGCGCTGCACCGGTGGAGCCCCGCCTACCTCGGTGCCGTGCGGGTCGACTCGCCGCTCGCCGCGGACACCGACCGGATCGCCTTCCCGGACGCCCGCTCGTTTCTGCGGCTGCGGCTGACCGGGCGGTCACCGCGCCTCGACCATGCCCTGCGCGAGCTGCGCCCCGACCTGGTGCACGCGCACTTCGGTGGGGACGCCTGGCTGGTCAGCGGCGCGGCCGCGGGGCTCGGCGTGCCTTTGGTGATCACGGTGCACGGCCACGACGTCACCCGCCAGCCGGCCGCGGCCGGCCTGCGCGGCCTGCGCTACCGGCGCAACCTGCGCACCGCCTTCCGGCGAGCGGCGCTGATTCTGGCCGTCTCCGAGCACATCCGGACGCGGGCGCACGCCTGCGGCGCCGACCCGGCGAAGGTACGCGTGCACCACACCGGCATCCCGCTCCCGAGCGACGAACCGGCCGTGCCGAAGCGGTGGGACGTCGCCTTCGTCGGCCGCCTGGTCGCCAAGAAGGGCGTGGCGGACCTGCTCACCGCCCTCTCCGCGACCCCGGCCCGAGCGGTGATCATCGGCACCGGGCCGCTCGAGGGGCCGTTGCGGCGGCAGGCGGCGGAGCTGGGCGTGGACGCCACCTTCCTCGGCGCGCTGCCCCACGCGGAGGCGCTCTCGCACGTACGCGCCAGCAGGATTTTCGCGGCGCCGTCCCGGACCGCGCCGGACGGCGACTCGGAGGGCCTGCCGACGACGATCCTGGAGGCGTCCGCGCTCGGGGTTCCGGTGGTCGCGACCCGGCACAGTGGCATCCCGGAGGCGGTCCGGCACCTCGAGACCGGGCTGCTCTGCGCGGAAGGCGACTCGGCCGCGCTGGCCGCGCACATCGGGCGGCTGCTCACCGACGACGCGTTGCGGGCCCGGCTCGGCGCGAACGGCCGGGCCCACGTGACCGAGGGCTTCGACCTCAGCCGGCAGTCGCGACGGCTGGAGGCGCACTACGACGACGTAGCCGGGCGAGTATCCGCCGGGCGGTGAGCGGCACGACCGAGAGCATCAGGCGGCCCGACTCGTCCACGACCGGCGTGATCGCGAACAGACGGCCGCCGCGGCGGCGGACGATCGGCTTCGGCATCCCGGCCCGTGCGGCGCGCACCGCGGCGGCGCCCGCGGCCCCTGTCGCCATCCGGGCGCCGAGCGCCCGGGCCGGGTCGAAGGGCCCGGGCTGTGCCGAGACGATCCGGCGGTGACCGCAGGTCCCGCTGCGGGCCAGCAGCTCGGCCGTGTCGATGGTGATCCGGAGCAGGTCGCCGGCCCGGGTTACCTCGGCGGGGATCTCCTCGGCGCTCACGCTCACCGGCCCGTGACCGCCGGTCGCGGTGATCACGAGATGGTCGCCGGACCAGGCGAACGCCGTGGCGTTCAGCTTGGCGTCCCAGTCGGCCGAGCCCGTGACGTCGAAACACTCGTCCGGCAGCCGGCCGAATCCCGGATAGGCCGCACAGCGCCGCCCGTTGCGGGTCACCGTCGGCGGGACGCCCTCCGAGGCGTCCTGCCGGATGACGGCGAGCAGGTCGTCGAGGCCGCCGTGCCGGGCCACCGCCAGCCGGATCCGGGTCTCGGCGTTGAGGCGTTCGGCGATCCGGTCGGTGAGATGTGCGGCGACCATGGCGGCGACGCCTTCGCGTACCCGATGCTGGGTCTCCCGGTCCTGGCGCAGGAGATCGTCCTCGAGCAGGCGGGCCACCTCGTGATCGAAGCGGTGCACCAGGATCGCATCGCGCCGCTCGCCCGGCTCGATCAGGTCCGCCACGAAGGCCAGTACCTTCTCGACGGTCTGCACACGCAGCACGTGCCGGCTGAGATAGGTGATGTTGGTGGCGCTGAACCGGCGCACCGCGAAGTAGTAGTCGTAATCGGCCAGCACCGAGATCCGCCGGGCGTGGAAGCAGGCCGCCAGGGTGAACGGCAGGTCGCTGCCGATCCGCATGTCCTGCGGGTAGCGGATGGCGTGCCGCTCCAGCAGCTCCCGCCGGAACAGCTTGGTGTTGGCCAGCGAGCGCGGCAGGGGCGAGTCGAACAGGTCCAGGTCCGGTTCGGTACGCGCGTAGATGTCCTGATAGATGTGCCGGCTGTTGACGCCCACCACCCGGCCCAGCACGACGTCCGCGTGGTAGCGGTCGGCCGCGTCGACCAGCCGTTCCAACGCCTGGCGGCCGAGCCGGTCATCCGCGCCGACGAAGAAGACGTAACGGCCGGTCGCGGCCTCGATACCGCGGTTGAAGGGGGCCGCCGGGCCACCCGAGTTGGCCTGGTGGATGACCGTGCAGAGGCCGGGGTGGCGGCGCGCGAACCGGTCCAGCTCCGCGCCGCTGCCGTCGGTCGAGCCGTCGTCGACGGCGACGATCCGCATCCGGTCCGGGCCGATGCTCTGCTCGGCCAGCGAGGTCAGGCACTCGGTCAGGTACGGCATGGTGTTGTAGACCGCCACCACGACGGTGACATCGGGACTGCTCATCCGGCCAGCTCCCGGTAGACGGCGTCGAGGCGGTCGGCCTGCGCTTCCCAGGTCCAGCCGGGCAGGGGGCTGTCCGGCCCCGCATAGACGGCTCGGTAGCGCCGCGGGTCGGCGAGGACGGCCCGGACCGCACGGGCCAGGTCGGCGGCGTCGCGGGCCCGGAACACCTCACCCTGGCCGGTGGCGCGGACCGTCTCGGCCATCGTGCGCACGTCGCTGACCACGATCGGCAGGCGGGCGTGCGAGTACTCGAAGAACTTGGTGATCAGTGCGATCTCGTGGTTCGGCCAGTGGTGGATCGGGATCACCCCGACGTCCGCGGCGGCGAGGAACCGGGAGACCTGATCGTGTGCGACGTACGGCACCGCGTGCACCCGCTCGCCGGTCCGGATTTCGGACGGATTCTGCACCACCAGCGCGAGGTGCACGCCGGGCAGCTCGTCGAGCGCGCGGACGACGGTGTCCAGGCCGCGCTGAGCGCTGATCGAGCCACTGTAGACCAGCAGCGGCGTCTCCACGCTGATGCCGCAGAGGCGCCGCAGATCGGGGACGGGATCGTCGGACGGGCGGCCGGGCGCGTTGAGCAGCACCGTGGGGCGCCGGTCCAGTCCGTGTGTCCGCTGCAGCATCTCGGCGAGCAGGTCGGAGACGGTGAGGACCGCGTCGGCGTACGGCACGAACTCGCGCTCGTAGCCGACGTGGGCCGGCAGCCAGCGGATGTTGTCGCGGCGCGGCCGGGCGCCGGGAAGGAACTCGTGGGCGTCCCAGACCAGACGGACGACGCGGTCCGCGCGCAGCTTCGCCCGGGCACCCACGCCGAGCATCCGGAAGTCGTGCGCGTGGATCAGATCGGGCTGCAACTCGTCGATCACCGGGCCGAAGACGCGCTCGTACGTCCACAAGCCGGGCTCCAGCCGGCGCCACGCCCGGTCGCCGAGCACCGCCCGCCAGAACCGGACCTGCGCGTACTCCACCGGCCGGCGCGCCAGTCGGGCCAGGGCGAGCGGCAGGCCGCCGCGCTCGACCAGTCGCCGGCGCAGCCCGCCACCGGCCGCTGCGCCGATCGGCAGCAGGCGCACCTGCGCCGCGCCGATCTTCCAGGTGTGCTCTTCGTCGTCCGGGGAACACCCCAGCAGGACGACCTCCCGGCCGGCGACCTCGGCCACCGACTGTGCGGTCTTCTGGACCCGCGAATCTCCGTGCACGCCGTTGTCGACGAGCATGACCACCTTCATGATGGCGCGAGTGTAGAGCCGAATTCCGTCGCCGCACGCCGTCCGACGAGACGTGCAATTACTCGCCATGACGCATTCATCTGGCCGCCATCCCGAGTGAATATCGTCCCGTCGGACATGGACATCACCTATCTCGCGCTCGGCCCGCGCCGCGTCCGGGCCGCAGCCTGGCACACCGCCCGCCTCGCGGCCGACGGCCACCGGGTCACCCTCGCCGTGCCGGCCGGCCCGGGCTGGGACGGCGTCCGGCTTGCGCCGGGCGTCCGGTTGCATCCCGTACGCTCCCGCGCGCAGGCCCGCCGGTTGATCGCCGCCGCGGACCTCGCCTACACCGGTGACCCGGAGGCGTTGGCGGCCGCGTACGGAACGGACACCCGGACAGAGCCGGCGGCGGACCCGCGCCGGCGCCCGGCCCCGGCCGATCTGGCCGTCGTCACGCCCTGGTATCCGTCGCCCGACGACCCGTTCGCCGGCGCGTTCGTGCGCGCGGCGGCCGCGGCGGTGCGCTGCGGCCGGATTTCGGTGTTGCACACGCAGAGCTGGTACTACCCGCCCGGCCGCCTGCGCGGGCAGCTTCTCGGCGTCGCCGCGGAACGGCAGGCGGTCCGGTGCGGCAACGTGGTGGTCGGCGACGCCTCGCCCGGCTTCCCCGGCGAGGTGGCCCGGGTGGCGGCGCCGACCCCGGCCGGCGGCGACTATCTCGCGTACGGCGACGCGCAGACCGTGGCGCTGCGGGCCGCGCTGCCCACCGGCCGGATCGAGGCGCCCGTGGTGCACGCGCACACCGGCATCATGGGCGGGGTGGTGGCCGCCCGGCTGGCCCGCCCGGACGCCCGCCTCGTGGTGACCGAACACGCCACCTTCCTCACGAGGATCTTCGCGCAGCCGGGCGCACACGAGCGGTACGCCCGGATGCTCGACCGCGCCGACGCCCTGCTCTGCGTCAGCCGGTCGTTGCGTGACCAACTCGCCGGCTACTTCCCGTCGTACGCCGGCAAGCTGCACGTGGTGCCCAACGTCGTCGACTTCGACCTTTTCGCGCCGCGCAGACCTCCGAACGCGCCCCGCCGCTGGCTCTACCTCGGCCGGCTGATGGAGCACAAGGGCGTCCTCACCCTGATCGACGCGTTCGCCGCGGTCGCCGCGGAGGACCCGACGCTCACCCTCACCCTGGTCGGCTCCGGCCCGCTCACCGCAGCCGTGGACGCGCGGATCGCCGCGACCGGGCTGACCGGCCGGATCGTGCGCCGGCCGCCGGTCGACCCGGGCGCGGTGACCGCCCTGTTGCACGAGCACGACCTGCTCGCGCACGCCAGCCTGCGGGAGACCTTCGGGGTGACGGTGGTGGAGGCGGTCGCCGCCGGGCTACCCCTTCTGGTGGCCCGCAGCGAAGGGCCGGCCGAGACGCTGGCCGGGCTGGAGGAGATCGTCGGCGTGGTGTTCGCGCCGACCACCGACCCGGCCGTGATCGTCGCGGCGTACCGGCGACTCCGGGACCGCTTCGCCGACCTGGACCTGCCCGCCGCCCGCGCCGCGCTGCACGCCCGGTACGGCCGTGAGGCGGTGGCGGGACAGTTGCTCGCCGCCTACGCAGGTACGTCGGATGGTGGCCCGTCCCTGACCCTGCCCCGTCACCGGGTGCGGTCCGGGTCGCCGTTGCCGGAGGCCGCGATCCGGACCACCCGCCGAGCCGCTCGCAAGGTTCTCCGCCGGATCCGGTCGCGTTGATCTCCCGCAAGTCTGGAAAGGACGGTGACCGATGCCGTTCATGTGCCGGACAGGAAGGGTTGAGATGTGACACGCCTGCACCGGCAAAGGTGAAGAACGTCGATCCGTAGCGTGGAGCGGTGGTCGTGATGGGTCTCGTCGGAGCGGTCCTGGCCGTGTGTGCCGGAATGTATCTTGCTGCCCTCGAGCATCCCCGAGTGTGCGACAAGGTCCGCGTCGAACGCATCGGCGTCGCGCTGCTCGTCGCCGCCGCTGCCTGTCTGTCGGTCGTGGTGGTGCAGGTGGTCCGAAGCTGGATGAGCCAGTGAATTGACCGTTGCGCCCGGGTGGGATTCAACCCCGCGCTGCGGACCGCGGCCGTCGTGGTCGCGTCGATCGTCCTCGTGCCGCCGCTGGCGGTGAATGTCTACCTGCTCGCCTGGTTCCTGCCGGAGCTCACCGCCGGGCGGCCCTAGTGGCTGGTGGCGTGCGCGCTGACCGTCACCGGCGCGGGGTGCCTGTCCGTCGGATGGCTGCGGCGGCATCGCGCAGCCGGTGGTGGTCGTGGCCGCTCGTGGCGGCCGCGCTGACCGGGGCGCGCACCCGACAACTACCTGTCCCTGATGTGAGCCGCCGCCCGGCGCAGGCCCGGCGCCGGGCCTGCGCCGGAAGCGCTGCCGGCGCGTCGCGGCAATGGAGAGCTAGGCGCGTGGGTGAGCCGTACGCTCGCATTCGCGTTTGATCCGGGCGAGGGTCGTCTTCATGCCCTCGCGGAGGTCTGACTCGAAGCGGGGGACGGATCGCCAGAACAGTCGCACCAGGCGGAGGGATACCCGGCTGACGCCGTCGGGGGCCTCGCGCCGGATCCTCAGGCGTGAGGTGCCCGAGGAGACCGGCTCGACGCGGTACGCCCAGACGGCCTTGTTCTCCCGGATCTTGATGGCGAACTCGACACCGGGGTCGAAGCGCACCACCTGAGCGTGCGTGGGCCACAGAAGAAGGCCGTCGCGGTTGAGGTTGCGCATGCGGGTTCCGACACCGACCGGCCCCTTGGTCGTCACCCGTGTCCGCAAGACCTGTGGACTCCATCGGCTCATGGCCTGCGGGTCGGCGACAAGCCTCCAGACCTGGCCGGCGTCGGCGTCGATCAGCGCATCTTCCTCGATCACCGGGGTGGCGTTCAACGTCATCGGGTTCCTCGCGGGGAGATGTCGGTTCGGGTCGGCACCCAAACTTGCATCTGCTTGACCGATTGGTCAATAGACAGGTTCTCTTCTATGTCTCGCTGTCCGTCATCGCCCGTCGGCTTCGCCCGGTACGGCAGGGGAGAGTCGGTCGCCTGCTCATTTATCACGTTCTATACACGGATGCCACATTGACGGACTACGTTTTTCGTAACGGCGCACGCACGTTCGGTGAAGACCGCATGAAGGGTCGATGACGGCGTGTCCGTCGCCGCCTGGTCGGTGCGGCGTACGTGATGGCTCAAGGAGGCGGTAGGCGATGGCCACCGTTGGTGCGGAAGGCCGATCGCGGCGTGGTAAGTCGCGGTCGAAGGACGAGGACGTGACGAAGCCGGGTCCGGACGACGAGCAGCAGGGTGAGCAGGCGACAGACGTCGGTGAAGATTCGCCGCGGCCCGCGGATTCGGTGACTCCGCCGGTGTCCGCAGGCGGCGAGGGCGGCCGGGTAGTGCCATTGCGGTTGCCGGTGGTGCACGTGCGTTTCTCGACTCGTCGGGTCGCTGTGCCGGTGGACCGGCTGCCTCGGGCGGTGATGGCGTCGGCGCGATGGACCGCGGCGGGAGCTCGCCGCGCGGCCGTCGCGGCCGCGGAGGCCGGTGTATGGGTTGCCCGGTGGACCCGATCGCGCTTCGGCAGGCAGAGCGGATCGGAGCCTGAGGAGCAGCGGCCCGACAACCGGCCGCGGCAGGCCGACGACGGCAAGTCGCCGAAAGCCGCCGCTGACCGGGCGAAGGCCGGCAAGGCGGCCGACGAGTCACCGTCATCGTGAGGCCGGCCCGGATGGTGCAGGCCGCGTCGCTGCTTTCGAGATTCGCTTCCGATGCTCGTTTCCTGTGGGCGCGTGACGGTCGCGTCCACGTAGGGATCGCCGGGTGGGGGGCCGGCGTCCCGGCGGACTGTTCGGCGGCCCTCATCGCGGCTGCGCGGGCGGTGGACGGGGTCCGGTGGGCGGCGGTCAACGTGGTCCTGGGCCGGGTGATCGTCGACTTCGACCCGTCGCGCACGAGCGTGTCGCAGGTGGTCGCGGCGGTGTCCGCGGTGGAGCGGGCCAAGCGGGTCGTCGACGGCCCCGGTGAGGCGCCGCCGCCGTATCCGGGTGAGACGGGGACCGCGGTGGATGCGCAGGCGTCCATGATCGGGTTGTTGATCGGCGGGGTGGCGGGCGCGGTGGGTCGCGCCTTGCGGGTGCCGGCGATGCCGGCCGAGGCAATGGCGGTGCTCGCCGCGGTCGACGTGCTGCCGGGCGTGCGGCGTCGGGCGCAGGATCTCCTGGGTACGCGTCCGGTCGGCTTAGGCCTCACGGCGGCTACCGCGGTGTTGTCGGCGGCGACGCAAGCCCCGGTCGCGCCGCTGGCCGAGGCGGCGTTACGGGCGGTACAACTGCCGGAGGCGTGGGCACGGCAGCGTGCGTGGCAGCGCCGGGAGCCGCAGTTGTGCGCCGACGCGGACGCCGCGGCGGCCAGGCCTGTCGACGTGCCCCCGCGCCCGGTGCCGCTGCCGGATGGCCCGGTCGAGCGGCACGTGAGCCGGATGACGTGGCTGGTCCCGCCGGTCGCCGCCGCGGCGGCGACCGGCGGATGGCGCCGGGCGGCGCAGATGGTCGCCGTGGGGGCACCGCGGGCCGCGACCATGGGGCAGGAGGCCTTCGCCGCGCGGCTGGGCCGGTTGCTGGCCGAGCGTGACGTCGTCGTACGGGATCCGGCGGCGCTGCGCCGCCTGGATCGCATCGACACGATCGTCGTCGACGCCGCCGTGTTGGTCACCGGACGGTGGACGGTCACCGACCTCGTGGTGAGTGAGGGTGCCGATGAGCACGGCGCGCGAGAGCGGGTGGCCGGCATGCTCGACGCCGTTCGGCCCGACGACGTCGTGCACCGTGACGGATGGCGGCTGGGACCGCTGTCCGCCCTCGACGTCGCGGTGCCCGAGCCCGCGATGACCGATCGTGGCGGCGCCCGGCTGCTGGGCCTGGCAACCGGGGGCCAGATGGTCGCGGTGGCCACTGTGGAACCGGAGCTGCATCCGCTCGCCGCCGCGGTGGCCGAGGCCGCCCGCGCCGTGGGACGCCTGGTGGTGGCGGGCAAGGCCTCCGGGGTGGCGGCCCGGTTGGGCGCCGACGCCGTTGCGGGCGGCTCCCGGACGGCCGCGTCGGTGCGCGCATTGCAGGTCGCCGGCGGAGCCGTCATCCTGATCGCCGGTCGTCACGACACTGCCCTGACGGCGGCGGATTGCGGAATCGGCGTCACCGTGCCCGGACGGCGGCCACCATGGGGCGCGCATCTGCTGTGCGGCGGCGAGCTTACGGACGTGTGGCTGACATTGCAGGCCGCGGTGCTGGCGCGTCAGGCCGGTGACCGCGGTGCGCGCCTGGCGATGCTCGGCAGCGCGGCGGGCGCCCTGCTCGCCTTCACGGGCCCCCCGGCCGGCGCGGCCCGGCGGGCAGGCCTGCCGGTGAACGTGACCGCGCTGGCCGCGATCGCCGCCTCGACGTGGTCGGTGTCCGGCTTGGCGCGCCGGGCGACACCGGCGGCGGCGGACACCACCGCGTGGCATGCCCTGGCGGTGGGGCAATTGTGGGAACACCTCCACACGTCGCCGGCCGGGCTGAATGCCGAGCAGGCTGCCGCGCGCTGCCTGGACGAGCCGACCGCAACGGCCGGCGATGAAGCGGGCCTGCTCCGCGCCTCGATCGACGAGCTCGACACCCCGTTGACCGCGCCGCTGGCGGCCGGCGCCGGAATGTCCGCGGTCACCGGAGCGGCCGGCGACGCGGTCCTCGTCGGTGGGGTGCTCGTCGCCAACGCGCTGCTGGGCGGAGCCCAACGGGTGACCGCGAACCGGGCGCTCCGCAAGCTGTTGCACCGTACCGCCCCGCGGGTGCGGCTGCGTCGCGCCGGCACCGAGACCGTCACCACCGCCGATGGGCTCGTGGTGGGCGACGTCATCGTGGTGCAGGCCGGCGACGCGGTGCCCGCCGACTGCCGGCTGGTGGAGGCGGACGCGCTGGAGATGGACGAGTCGGCGTTGACGGGGGAGTCCCTGCCGGTGGCCAAGGACAGCGCTCCGAGCACCGCGAGCGCGGTCGCCGAACGCACCAGCATGCTCTACGCCGGCACCACCGTGGCCGCCGGCACCGCCACAGCGGTGGTGGTGGCGACCGGGCACGCCACCGAGGCCGGACGCGGCGTGCACGCCGCCGCCGACCGGACGCCGTCGGGCGGCGTCGAGGCCCGTCTGCAGCAGCTCACCGCCGCGTCCCTGCCGGTCGCGGCCGGCGCCGCCGGGGCGCTGCTCGGGTCGGGACTGCTGCGCGGCCGGCTCGCCGCCAGTGTGGGCGAGGCCGTCGCCCTCGCCGTGGCGGCCGTGCCGGAGGGGCTGCCGTTCGTGGCGACCGTCGCGCAG is a genomic window containing:
- a CDS encoding GNAT family N-acetyltransferase — its product is MTPGREVVLETDRLLLRPWRVAEAVIQRELWTERDPRVPPHRRIDADGHPTVAELEDSIRTDHPSSIGLLAVERKAARDVIGYCGLIDGGRESPREPELAFELLRRSWRQGYATEASWAVLDWARLSGYERLWATVWDWNTASRRVLTKVRFTETERKEVDPTHGTTLLLTRRL
- a CDS encoding glycosyltransferase family 2 protein, whose product is MPAVPDVTVVIPTRFRPDLVIRAVRSALAQTHPALEVIVVVDGPDDDTRDALAAVSDARLRVMVLAEKGGAPNARNVGARAATGSWTAYLDDDDEWLPEKVATQLALAATASVRTPIVASRLINRTPRADSVMPRRLPVPGEPLSEYLTVRRGLFYGDGFIQTSTIMAPTELFRRVPFTVGLRRQQELDWTLRALQQPGTELYFAAEPLVLWHQDENRDRISLHMPWEEQLEWLRRSRALFTPRAYAAFTMSVLGSMAATTRSRTVFREILAEARGHGRPRAIDYLTFLQIWLLPPGLRHRVRDVVLGRRRSADPVDVR
- a CDS encoding glycosyltransferase, which produces MSADPRVVIWRSAMLPGSETFVRDHGAALHRWSPAYLGAVRVDSPLAADTDRIAFPDARSFLRLRLTGRSPRLDHALRELRPDLVHAHFGGDAWLVSGAAAGLGVPLVITVHGHDVTRQPAAAGLRGLRYRRNLRTAFRRAALILAVSEHIRTRAHACGADPAKVRVHHTGIPLPSDEPAVPKRWDVAFVGRLVAKKGVADLLTALSATPARAVIIGTGPLEGPLRRQAAELGVDATFLGALPHAEALSHVRASRIFAAPSRTAPDGDSEGLPTTILEASALGVPVVATRHSGIPEAVRHLETGLLCAEGDSAALAAHIGRLLTDDALRARLGANGRAHVTEGFDLSRQSRRLEAHYDDVAGRVSAGR
- a CDS encoding glycosyltransferase family 2 protein — translated: MSSPDVTVVVAVYNTMPYLTECLTSLAEQSIGPDRMRIVAVDDGSTDGSGAELDRFARRHPGLCTVIHQANSGGPAAPFNRGIEAATGRYVFFVGADDRLGRQALERLVDAADRYHADVVLGRVVGVNSRHIYQDIYARTEPDLDLFDSPLPRSLANTKLFRRELLERHAIRYPQDMRIGSDLPFTLAACFHARRISVLADYDYYFAVRRFSATNITYLSRHVLRVQTVEKVLAFVADLIEPGERRDAILVHRFDHEVARLLEDDLLRQDRETQHRVREGVAAMVAAHLTDRIAERLNAETRIRLAVARHGGLDDLLAVIRQDASEGVPPTVTRNGRRCAAYPGFGRLPDECFDVTGSADWDAKLNATAFAWSGDHLVITATGGHGPVSVSAEEIPAEVTRAGDLLRITIDTAELLARSGTCGHRRIVSAQPGPFDPARALGARMATGAAGAAAVRAARAGMPKPIVRRRGGRLFAITPVVDESGRLMLSVVPLTARRILARLRRRSAPPAVATAG
- a CDS encoding glycosyltransferase family 4 protein; the encoded protein is MKVVMLVDNGVHGDSRVQKTAQSVAEVAGREVVLLGCSPDDEEHTWKIGAAQVRLLPIGAAAGGGLRRRLVERGGLPLALARLARRPVEYAQVRFWRAVLGDRAWRRLEPGLWTYERVFGPVIDELQPDLIHAHDFRMLGVGARAKLRADRVVRLVWDAHEFLPGARPRRDNIRWLPAHVGYEREFVPYADAVLTVSDLLAEMLQRTHGLDRRPTVLLNAPGRPSDDPVPDLRRLCGISVETPLLVYSGSISAQRGLDTVVRALDELPGVHLALVVQNPSEIRTGERVHAVPYVAHDQVSRFLAAADVGVIPIHHWPNHEIALITKFFEYSHARLPIVVSDVRTMAETVRATGQGEVFRARDAADLARAVRAVLADPRRYRAVYAGPDSPLPGWTWEAQADRLDAVYRELAG
- a CDS encoding glycosyltransferase family 4 protein, yielding MDITYLALGPRRVRAAAWHTARLAADGHRVTLAVPAGPGWDGVRLAPGVRLHPVRSRAQARRLIAAADLAYTGDPEALAAAYGTDTRTEPAADPRRRPAPADLAVVTPWYPSPDDPFAGAFVRAAAAAVRCGRISVLHTQSWYYPPGRLRGQLLGVAAERQAVRCGNVVVGDASPGFPGEVARVAAPTPAGGDYLAYGDAQTVALRAALPTGRIEAPVVHAHTGIMGGVVAARLARPDARLVVTEHATFLTRIFAQPGAHERYARMLDRADALLCVSRSLRDQLAGYFPSYAGKLHVVPNVVDFDLFAPRRPPNAPRRWLYLGRLMEHKGVLTLIDAFAAVAAEDPTLTLTLVGSGPLTAAVDARIAATGLTGRIVRRPPVDPGAVTALLHEHDLLAHASLRETFGVTVVEAVAAGLPLLVARSEGPAETLAGLEEIVGVVFAPTTDPAVIVAAYRRLRDRFADLDLPAARAALHARYGREAVAGQLLAAYAGTSDGGPSLTLPRHRVRSGSPLPEAAIRTTRRAARKVLRRIRSR
- a CDS encoding SRPBCC family protein; amino-acid sequence: MTLNATPVIEEDALIDADAGQVWRLVADPQAMSRWSPQVLRTRVTTKGPVGVGTRMRNLNRDGLLLWPTHAQVVRFDPGVEFAIKIRENKAVWAYRVEPVSSGTSRLRIRREAPDGVSRVSLRLVRLFWRSVPRFESDLREGMKTTLARIKRECERTAHPRA